From a region of the Deinococcus metallilatus genome:
- a CDS encoding type 1 glutamine amidotransferase domain-containing protein, with amino-acid sequence MAASNTPDAEPKRVLFVVTAADRWTLKDGTVHPSGYWGEELAMPHKIFSEAGWNITLATPGGKAPTLDRLSMNWTAGSSSKRHAIADYLLSIKPQLDHPRSLGTVNPDDYDLVFYPGGHGPMEDLAYDEVSGALLTRRLNSGRPLALLCHAPAAALAARNPDGSWPFEGYRMTGLSNTEERLNTFGWKAKWFLEDRLREEGAEYVKGAIPLLPFLVVDRNLYTGQNPASSEQLAKRLVADLS; translated from the coding sequence ATGGCTGCTTCCAATACCCCAGACGCCGAACCGAAACGGGTGCTGTTCGTCGTCACTGCCGCCGACCGCTGGACGCTGAAAGACGGTACCGTCCACCCTTCCGGCTACTGGGGCGAAGAATTGGCGATGCCGCACAAAATTTTCAGTGAAGCAGGTTGGAACATCACCCTCGCCACACCGGGCGGCAAGGCCCCCACGCTGGATCGCCTCAGCATGAACTGGACGGCGGGTTCTTCCTCCAAACGGCACGCAATCGCGGATTACCTGCTCTCGATCAAACCCCAGTTGGATCATCCCCGGTCACTGGGCACCGTGAATCCCGATGACTATGACCTGGTGTTCTACCCCGGCGGTCACGGCCCGATGGAAGACCTGGCCTATGATGAAGTTTCGGGTGCGCTGCTGACCCGCAGGCTGAACTCGGGGAGGCCGCTGGCCCTGCTGTGCCACGCGCCTGCCGCCGCCCTCGCGGCCAGGAATCCCGATGGGTCATGGCCGTTTGAGGGCTACCGCATGACCGGACTGTCGAACACCGAGGAGCGCCTGAACACCTTTGGTTGGAAAGCCAAGTGGTTCCTGGAAGACCGCCTGCGTGAGGAGGGCGCAGAGTACGTCAAGGGCGCCATCCCCCTGCTCCCCTTCCTGGTGGTGGATCGCAACCTCTACACTGGGCAGAATCCCGCGTCCTCTGAACAGCTTGCCAAGCGTCTGGTCGCTGACCTGAGCTGA
- the cydB gene encoding cytochrome d ubiquinol oxidase subunit II, which yields MDLVALWFWLIALTFTLYFFLEGFDFGVDILRPFLAKNEAEERALVGTIGPFWDGNEVWVIAAAGVMFSTFPVWYGALFSGMYSVFVIILLALLLRGVSFEYRNQVDQPRWRNFWDWMSFLGSIIPAFFWGVTMAKLIEGLPINADERVLSGFLQLFTPFSVVGGLATLLLFMLHGANFLLLRLHKDTGLYERARAAALFWGALATVAILAFVVMGYVVEGLFTTFGVLPWVFPILAALTLGSIWYGLSTKRDVLAFLMSSLTIVFSTVTIFIALYTRQVVLPSTLDPAFSLGLRASASQPYTLVLMTWVGGIFLPLIVGYQIWNYYVFRERVRPDEGGLNKGYD from the coding sequence ATGGACCTCGTCGCCCTCTGGTTCTGGCTGATCGCGCTGACCTTCACGCTGTACTTCTTTCTGGAGGGCTTCGACTTCGGGGTGGACATCCTGCGGCCCTTCCTGGCGAAGAACGAGGCGGAGGAGCGGGCGCTGGTCGGCACCATCGGCCCCTTCTGGGACGGCAACGAGGTGTGGGTGATCGCGGCGGCGGGCGTGATGTTCTCGACCTTTCCGGTGTGGTACGGGGCGCTCTTCAGCGGCATGTATTCGGTCTTCGTGATCATCCTGCTGGCGCTGCTGCTGCGGGGCGTGTCGTTCGAGTACCGCAACCAGGTGGACCAGCCACGCTGGCGCAACTTCTGGGACTGGATGTCGTTCCTGGGCAGCATCATTCCGGCCTTTTTCTGGGGCGTCACGATGGCGAAACTGATCGAGGGGCTACCCATCAACGCCGACGAGCGGGTGCTGAGCGGCTTTCTCCAGCTGTTCACGCCCTTCTCGGTGGTGGGCGGGCTGGCGACGCTGCTGCTCTTCATGTTGCACGGCGCGAACTTCCTGCTGCTGCGGCTCCACAAGGACACCGGGCTGTACGAGCGGGCGCGGGCCGCCGCCCTCTTCTGGGGCGCCCTCGCCACCGTCGCCATCCTGGCCTTCGTGGTGATGGGCTACGTGGTCGAGGGGCTGTTCACGACGTTCGGCGTGCTGCCGTGGGTCTTTCCCATCCTCGCGGCCCTCACGCTGGGGAGCATCTGGTACGGCCTGAGTACCAAAAGGGACGTGCTGGCCTTTTTGATGAGCAGCCTGACCATCGTGTTCTCGACCGTCACCATCTTCATCGCTCTGTACACCCGGCAGGTCGTCTTGCCCTCCACCCTCGATCCCGCGTTCAGTCTGGGCTTGCGCGCGAGTGCCAGCCAGCCGTACACGCTGGTGCTGATGACCTGGGTGGGCGGCATCTTCCTGCCGCTGATCGTCGGGTATCAGATCTGGAACTATTACGTCTTCCGTGAGCGTGTCCGCCCCGACGAGGGCGGGCTGAACAAGGGGTACGACTAA
- a CDS encoding cytochrome ubiquinol oxidase subunit I: MELDVLGLSRFQFASTSIFHFFFVSLTVGLAFLIAVMETFAYVRKDRARLYGNMTNFFGHLFLINFAVGVVTGIVQEFQFGMNWSEYSRFVGNIFGVPLALEVLMAFFLESTFIALWWFGKDRLPPWARLGSIWLVAIGTQISAFWIVLANAWMHHPVGYRVVGEQAFLTSFPAVVFNYKAWLYFAHVQGSAWTVAAFFVLGISAYHLLRRQNVDVFSRSLRIGLVFAATGTVFSISSGHREAQVARYDQPMKFAAMEAQWQTSESPAPWSAIASINMAERRNDFSVEIPYLGSLLAYNSLHGNYQGIIPLQQQYERTLGPGNYIPPVPWVYWNFRIMVGIGTLLLLAAYGGLFLWWRQREALNGTRWYLRVLLLLIPLPWVANFCGWITTEMGRQPFMVYGLLTVQEGVSANTTAEVLVGLIGLWVVYLALIGLDIYLLTVTARAGIHDKPEAQILAAPAPSYTGEGFQGYERRD, translated from the coding sequence ATGGAGTTGGATGTCCTCGGCCTGTCCCGCTTCCAGTTCGCCTCCACCAGCATCTTTCACTTCTTTTTCGTGTCCCTCACGGTTGGCCTGGCCTTTTTGATCGCCGTCATGGAAACCTTCGCGTATGTGCGGAAGGACCGGGCGCGGCTCTACGGGAACATGACCAACTTCTTCGGGCACCTCTTCCTGATCAACTTCGCGGTGGGGGTCGTGACCGGCATCGTGCAGGAGTTTCAGTTCGGGATGAACTGGAGCGAGTATTCGCGCTTCGTGGGCAACATCTTCGGAGTGCCGCTCGCGCTGGAAGTGCTGATGGCCTTCTTTCTCGAAAGCACCTTCATCGCGCTGTGGTGGTTCGGCAAGGACCGGCTGCCGCCCTGGGCACGGCTGGGGAGCATCTGGCTGGTCGCCATCGGGACCCAGATCAGCGCCTTCTGGATCGTGCTGGCGAATGCCTGGATGCACCATCCGGTCGGCTACCGGGTGGTGGGCGAGCAGGCCTTCCTGACCAGCTTTCCGGCAGTCGTCTTCAACTACAAGGCGTGGCTGTACTTCGCGCACGTGCAGGGGTCGGCCTGGACAGTCGCGGCCTTTTTCGTGCTGGGCATCAGCGCCTACCACCTGCTCCGGCGGCAGAACGTGGACGTGTTTTCGCGCTCGCTGCGGATCGGGCTGGTGTTCGCCGCCACCGGCACGGTCTTTTCCATCTCCAGCGGGCACCGCGAGGCGCAGGTCGCGCGCTATGACCAGCCGATGAAGTTCGCCGCGATGGAGGCGCAGTGGCAGACCTCCGAATCGCCCGCCCCCTGGTCCGCCATCGCCAGCATCAACATGGCCGAGCGGCGCAACGACTTTTCGGTGGAGATTCCGTATCTCGGCTCGCTGCTGGCGTACAACAGCCTGCACGGGAACTACCAGGGCATCATCCCGCTCCAGCAGCAGTACGAACGCACTCTCGGCCCCGGCAACTACATCCCGCCCGTGCCGTGGGTGTACTGGAACTTCCGCATCATGGTGGGCATCGGGACGCTGCTGCTGCTGGCCGCGTACGGCGGCCTCTTCCTGTGGTGGCGCCAGCGGGAGGCGCTGAACGGCACCCGCTGGTACCTGCGCGTCCTGCTGCTGCTGATTCCGCTTCCCTGGGTCGCCAACTTCTGCGGCTGGATCACCACCGAGATGGGCCGCCAGCCCTTCATGGTCTACGGCCTCCTGACGGTGCAGGAAGGCGTCAGCGCCAACACGACCGCTGAAGTCCTGGTCGGACTGATCGGCCTGTGGGTCGTCTACCTCGCCCTGATCGGCCTCGACATCTACCTGCTGACTGTGACGGCGCGGGCGGGCATCCACGACAAGCCCGAAGCGCAGATTCTGGCCGCCCCCGCCCCTAGTTACACGGGCGAGGGCTTCCAGGGCTATGAGAGAAGGGATTAG
- a CDS encoding LysR family transcriptional regulator produces MDGQLQAPQEQIGQPLYTGRVRGMVLNDIGERLLPYAQAMNRNVREVADLFSDLRKRSAGRVSVALSARAIAVVRQATSGS; encoded by the coding sequence GTGGATGGGCAACTCCAGGCACCGCAGGAACAGATCGGGCAGCCCCTCTACACCGGGCGGGTGCGGGGGATGGTCCTGAACGACATAGGCGAACGCCTGTTGCCCTACGCGCAGGCCATGAACCGGAACGTGCGGGAGGTCGCTGATCTGTTCAGCGACTTGCGGAAGCGTTCTGCGGGTCGCGTCTCCGTCGCCCTGAGCGCAAGGGCCATCGCTGTGGTTCGTCAGGCCACAAGCGGGTCATAA
- the dgoD gene encoding galactonate dehydratase, translating to MNITNIETFIVPPRWCFLKIETDEGIVGWGEPVVEGRAHTVQAAVHELADYLIGQDPGRIEDLWQVMYRSGFYRGGAVFMSAIAGIDQALWDIKGRALGTPVYNLLGGACRDRIRVYSWIGGDRPAEVGEAARRAHAAGFTAVKMNATEELQYVDSYAKVDAVLARVQAVREATAPDFGIAVDFHGRVHRPMAQVLARELEPYRLMFIEEPVLSEHVEALRDVKRATTTPIALGERLYSRWDFKQVLQEGLADILQPDLSHAGGISECRKIATMAEAYDVALAPHCPLGPIALAACLQVDAVSHNAFIQEQSLGIHYNAGSDLLDYLTDQTVFEYAGGFVQMPLGPGLGIQVNEDVVRELARTGHRWRNPVWRHADGSVAEW from the coding sequence ATGAACATCACGAACATCGAAACCTTTATTGTCCCGCCGCGCTGGTGCTTCCTGAAGATCGAGACGGACGAGGGAATCGTCGGCTGGGGTGAACCGGTGGTGGAAGGCCGGGCGCATACGGTGCAGGCCGCCGTCCACGAGCTGGCCGATTACCTGATCGGGCAGGACCCCGGGCGCATCGAGGACCTCTGGCAGGTGATGTACCGGAGTGGGTTCTACCGGGGGGGGGCGGTCTTCATGAGCGCCATCGCCGGGATCGACCAGGCGCTGTGGGACATCAAGGGCCGGGCGCTGGGCACGCCGGTCTACAACCTGTTGGGCGGGGCGTGCCGCGACCGTATCCGGGTGTATTCGTGGATCGGCGGCGACCGGCCCGCCGAGGTGGGGGAAGCCGCGCGCCGGGCACACGCGGCGGGCTTTACCGCCGTCAAGATGAACGCCACCGAGGAACTCCAGTACGTGGATTCCTATGCCAAGGTGGACGCGGTGCTGGCGCGCGTGCAGGCGGTGCGGGAGGCGACCGCGCCGGACTTCGGCATCGCGGTGGATTTCCACGGCCGGGTCCACCGCCCGATGGCCCAGGTGCTGGCCCGCGAGCTGGAGCCTTACCGGCTGATGTTCATCGAGGAACCTGTCCTGTCCGAACACGTCGAGGCCCTGCGCGACGTCAAGCGGGCGACCACGACGCCGATTGCGCTGGGCGAGCGGCTCTATTCGCGCTGGGACTTCAAGCAGGTGTTGCAGGAGGGCCTGGCCGACATCCTTCAGCCGGACCTCTCGCACGCCGGGGGCATCAGCGAATGCCGCAAGATCGCCACGATGGCCGAAGCCTACGACGTGGCCCTCGCCCCGCACTGCCCGCTGGGGCCAATCGCGCTGGCCGCCTGTCTCCAGGTGGACGCGGTGTCCCACAACGCCTTCATTCAGGAGCAGAGCTTGGGCATCCACTACAACGCGGGGAGTGACCTGCTCGACTACCTGACCGACCAGACCGTTTTTGAATACGCCGGGGGCTTCGTGCAGATGCCGCTGGGGCCGGGGCTGGGCATCCAGGTGAACGAGGACGTCGTGCGCGAGCTGGCCCGTACCGGCCACCGCTGGCGCAATCCCGTCTGGCGCCACGCCGACGGCAGCGTCGCGGAGTGGTGA
- a CDS encoding NADP-dependent oxidoreductase, whose amino-acid sequence MKAAYIERYGPNDAVQIGFLPQPQPGPHDLLVRVRAASVNPIDLAIRSGRLRPILPYRLPLILGSDLSGEVVAVGSAVTRFAVGDEVFARLDKDRIGAFAEYALVGEKEAAHKPARLTHVEAASIPLVGLTAWQALTEIGHVSPGQKVLIQAGSGGVGSIAIQLAHSLGAEVATTVSARNEALVRELGAQTVIDYRTQRFDELLSDQDFVLDTQGGDVLARSFKVLRRGGTLVTINGAPTPQAVRERNIAWPVRLGLAATHIKDYRLARRYHVKFAYLFMRPDGKQLEVLGAMLQDGTIRPVIDRVFSLDETREALAYSETGRATGKVVIEVP is encoded by the coding sequence ATGAAAGCAGCTTACATAGAACGCTACGGCCCGAACGACGCGGTACAGATCGGCTTTCTGCCTCAACCGCAGCCCGGCCCCCATGACCTGCTGGTGCGGGTGCGGGCCGCGAGTGTCAACCCCATCGACCTCGCTATTCGGAGTGGTCGCCTGCGTCCCATCCTGCCTTACCGGCTCCCCTTGATCCTGGGCAGTGACCTGTCCGGTGAAGTGGTCGCCGTCGGTTCCGCCGTCACCCGCTTTGCCGTCGGTGACGAGGTCTTCGCCCGCCTCGATAAAGACCGCATCGGGGCCTTTGCCGAGTATGCCCTGGTCGGGGAAAAGGAGGCCGCGCACAAGCCCGCACGGCTCACGCACGTCGAGGCCGCGAGTATTCCACTGGTTGGACTGACTGCCTGGCAGGCCCTCACGGAGATTGGACACGTCAGTCCGGGGCAAAAGGTGCTGATTCAGGCCGGGTCGGGTGGCGTGGGCAGCATCGCCATTCAACTGGCCCACTCGCTCGGGGCAGAGGTTGCCACCACCGTCTCAGCGCGCAATGAGGCGCTCGTCCGCGAATTGGGAGCGCAGACGGTGATCGACTACCGCACGCAGCGGTTCGATGAACTCCTTTCAGACCAGGATTTCGTGCTGGATACCCAGGGTGGAGACGTGCTGGCCCGGTCATTCAAGGTGCTGCGCCGGGGCGGAACGCTCGTCACCATCAACGGCGCGCCGACGCCGCAAGCCGTGCGTGAGCGCAACATTGCGTGGCCGGTTCGGTTGGGCCTCGCGGCGACGCATATCAAGGATTACAGGCTGGCCCGGCGTTACCACGTCAAGTTCGCTTACCTGTTCATGCGCCCCGACGGGAAACAACTGGAAGTGCTGGGCGCCATGTTGCAGGACGGCACGATTCGCCCCGTGATTGACCGGGTGTTTTCTCTGGATGAAACACGCGAAGCACTCGCTTACAGCGAAACCGGGCGAGCGACAGGAAAGGTGGTCATCGAAGTGCCGTGA
- a CDS encoding TetR/AcrR family transcriptional regulator yields MSEGRPYHHGNLRAELLRRAWDIIEREGVENLSLRALARELGVSHGASARHFKDKQALLDALAVTGFEQLNQILAEIYTTTEPFEARFKAAALAYVQFAVTHPRILRLMYATKHHPDASGALRKISCSTLQTLTTTIAAAQHSGEVQAGDPKHIALVAFANFHGVATLATDDLLEGMSWQDAAALAIQFAWQGIAPANREEK; encoded by the coding sequence GTGAGCGAAGGACGCCCCTACCATCACGGCAACCTCCGGGCCGAACTGCTCAGACGCGCCTGGGACATCATTGAGCGGGAAGGCGTGGAGAACCTGTCCCTGCGTGCCCTGGCCCGTGAACTGGGCGTCAGTCACGGTGCCTCCGCCCGCCACTTCAAGGACAAACAGGCGCTGCTGGACGCCCTCGCGGTCACTGGCTTTGAACAGCTCAACCAGATCCTCGCCGAGATTTACACCACGACCGAACCCTTTGAAGCGCGGTTTAAGGCCGCCGCCCTTGCTTACGTCCAGTTCGCCGTGACCCATCCCCGCATCCTGCGCCTCATGTACGCTACCAAACACCATCCAGACGCCAGCGGCGCACTCCGCAAAATCAGTTGCTCGACCCTGCAAACCCTCACCACCACCATTGCCGCGGCCCAGCACAGCGGGGAGGTGCAGGCGGGTGATCCCAAACACATCGCCCTGGTGGCGTTCGCCAATTTTCACGGGGTCGCCACCCTCGCCACCGACGACCTGCTCGAAGGCATGTCCTGGCAGGACGCGGCGGCCCTTGCCATCCAGTTCGCCTGGCAGGGAATAGCCCCAGCAAACCGGGAGGAAAAATGA